In the Dioscorea cayenensis subsp. rotundata cultivar TDr96_F1 chromosome 12, TDr96_F1_v2_PseudoChromosome.rev07_lg8_w22 25.fasta, whole genome shotgun sequence genome, one interval contains:
- the LOC120274074 gene encoding 7-deoxyloganetic acid glucosyltransferase-like, translated as MVAHVLVFPFPAQGHLNSMLKLAELLYLSGFHITFLTTEYDHHRLCLHSPAHSRLSRLPGFWFRSISDGLPDQQPRSASRLIELYNSLTHNSSSLFRDFLNSNLSQSQDAGWSRITCLVVDGVMPFAMDAATDLGIPTITFRTSSPCSIWTYFCLPKLVEAGEYPFPEGADLDERVYAVSGMESFLRRRDLPSCFREARDVSDPRLDVVYMVTVSTTRAKGFILNTFEAMDSTVLSHIRTVCPTTYVIGPLHCMLQNMRSRMLSNTQSGETSSNSANLWQEDRSCLPWLDKQPKGSVLYVSFGSFTVITNEDLMEFWHGLVNSGQRFLWVIRPDLVNGVEDGEGQPTSVPPELEAGTSERGYLVAWAPQEEVLAHPSIGCFLTHSGWNSSLESAVSGVPMICWPFFADQHTTSRFVSEVWKIGLDMKDKHGREIVETIVRDAMEGESAQELRRSAAAMAEKARESIAEGGSSYLDFQTLVRYIKSTDQGDG; from the exons ATGGTGGCTCATGTTCTAGTATTCCCTTTCCCAGCCCAGGGTCACTTGAACAGCATGCTCAAGTTGGCGGAGCTCTTATACCTCTCCGGTTTCCACATCACCTTCCTTACCACAGAGTACGACCACCACCGGCTTTGCCTCCACTCCCCAGCTCACTCCCGTCTATCCCGTCTCCCGGGATTTTGGTTCCGCTCCATCTCTGATGGTCTCCCTGATCAACAACCCCGTTCAGCCTCTCGTCTCATCGAACTCTATAACTCACTGACTCACAACTCAAGCTCTCTGTTCCGAGACTTTCTGAACTCAAACCTGAGCCAAAGTCAGGATGCAGGATGGTCACGTATCACATGTCTAGTGGTGGACGGGGTCATGCCCTTTGCCATGGATGCAGCCACTGATTTGGGAATACCAACCATTACTTTTCGCACCTCAAGTCCTTGTAGCATCTGGACCTACTTCTGTCTTCCTAAACTCGTAGAGGCGGGAGAGTATCCTTTCCCAG AGGGAGCTGATTTAGATGAGAGGGTATATGCTGTGAGTGGTATGGAGAGCTTCCTGCGGCGTAGGGACCTCCCTAGCTGTTTCAGAGAGGCTAGAGACGTGAGTGACCCGAGACTTGATGTCGTTTATATGGTCACAGTTAGCACGACACGCGCAAAAGGCTTCATCCTCAACACCTTCGAAGCTATGGACAGCACTGTGCTATCCCATATCCGCACCGTTTGTCCGACCACCTACGTCATTGGGCCTCTCCACTGCATGCTCCAAAACATGAGATCCCGCATGTTAAGCAATACACAAAGCGGCGAAACGTCAAGTAATTCGGCAAATTTATGGCAGGAAGATAGGAGTTGCTTGCCCTGGCTTGACAAACAACCAAAGGGTTCTGTGTTGTATGTGAGTTTTGGTAGCTTCACTGTGATAACAAATGAGGATCTGATGGAGTTTTGGCATGGGTTAGTCAACTCTGGTCAACGTTTTCTATGGGTAATACGGCCAGATTTAGTCAATGGGGTTGAGGACGGGGAAGGCCAGCCTACATCAGTACCACCGGAGCTGGAGGCGGGGACAAGTGAAAGGGGGTACCTTGTTGCGTGGGCGCCACAGGAAGAGGTGCTGGCTCATCCCTCAATCGGTTGCTTCTTGACGCATAGTGGTTGGAACTCAAGCTTAGAGAGTGCGGTGTCTGGAGTACCAATGATATGTTGGCCATTCTTTGCGGATCAGCACACCACTAGCAGGTTTGTCAGTGAAGTGTGGAAGATTGGGCTGGACATGAAGGATAAGCATGGGAGGGagattgtggagacaatagtgagGGATGCCATGGAAGGAGAGAGCGCCCAGGAGTTGAGGAGATCAGCAGCAGCAATGGCGGAGAAGGCCAGGGAGAGCATTGCAGAAGGAGGGTCATCCTATTTGGACTTTCAGACATTAGTGCGTTACATCAAGTCCACTGACCAGGGAGACGGATGA